A section of the Streptomyces sp. NBC_01591 genome encodes:
- a CDS encoding FHA domain-containing protein has protein sequence MKLFGKLFGKSARDEAARHRAPRHGQADEQGTERPLFRDQVSGTGSDNSGASGASSVDHAGPGRIGFGESPTSSTGGEFAPRQEGSSMPVCTRCGHRNAEASRFCSNCGAPLKGGVPERASETTSTISISGLEAYEAEATGQTAVPSLSPEAQAAVDALPLGSALLVVRRGPNSGSRFLLDGELTTAGRHPQSDIFLDDVTVSRRHVEFRRSPDGSFTVGDVGSLNGTYVNRERIDSVALSNGDEVQIGKYRLVFYASQRGI, from the coding sequence GTGAAGTTGTTTGGGAAGTTGTTCGGCAAGAGCGCTCGCGACGAGGCTGCCCGCCATCGCGCACCGCGCCATGGCCAGGCAGACGAGCAGGGCACGGAGCGCCCGCTCTTCCGCGATCAGGTGTCGGGTACGGGCAGTGACAATTCGGGAGCATCCGGCGCGTCGTCTGTTGACCATGCCGGTCCCGGCCGCATAGGTTTCGGAGAATCGCCGACCTCGAGTACGGGTGGAGAGTTCGCCCCCAGGCAGGAGGGTTCGTCCATGCCGGTCTGTACGAGGTGCGGGCATCGCAACGCCGAGGCCAGTCGTTTCTGCTCCAACTGCGGTGCGCCGCTGAAGGGCGGGGTTCCCGAGCGTGCCTCGGAGACGACCTCGACCATCTCCATCTCCGGTCTTGAGGCATACGAGGCGGAGGCCACCGGGCAGACGGCAGTGCCGTCCCTCTCGCCCGAGGCGCAGGCCGCCGTCGATGCCCTTCCGCTCGGCTCGGCGCTCCTGGTGGTGCGTCGCGGTCCGAACTCCGGCAGCCGCTTCCTGCTGGACGGTGAGCTGACCACGGCCGGCCGCCACCCGCAGAGCGACATCTTCCTCGACGACGTGACGGTGTCGAGGCGGCACGTGGAGTTCCGCAGGAGCCCCGACGGCAGCTTCACGGTCGGGGATGTGGGCAGCTTGAACGGCACCTACGTCAACCGTGAGCGCATCGACTCCGTCGCGCTGTCCAACGGCGACGAAGTG
- a CDS encoding DUF881 domain-containing protein, whose protein sequence is MSNEELPGDTEKADEPTAGSAKELTGRQRLIAGLWPPRVTRAQLIVALLLFVLGLGLAIQVRSNSDNSALRGARQEDLVRILDELDDRTQRLEDEKQRLGAQRTELENSSDQAEEARKQTVEKERQLGVLAGTVAAHGPGITLTVNDPGDGVKADMLLDALQELRAAGAEAIEVNGVRVVANTYFSGDGGNVRVDDRKITAPYVFEVIGKPQDLEPALNIPGGVVQTLEKEQATVQIAQVDDIVVDALRPAKQPDYARSSSP, encoded by the coding sequence ATGAGCAACGAAGAACTTCCCGGCGACACGGAGAAGGCCGACGAGCCGACGGCAGGCTCCGCCAAGGAACTCACCGGTCGTCAGCGGCTGATCGCGGGACTGTGGCCGCCGCGGGTGACGCGGGCCCAACTCATCGTCGCGCTACTGCTGTTCGTGCTCGGTCTCGGACTGGCCATTCAGGTGCGGTCCAACAGCGACAACAGCGCACTGCGGGGTGCCCGGCAGGAGGACCTGGTCCGGATCCTCGACGAGCTGGACGACCGGACACAGCGCCTGGAGGACGAGAAGCAGCGGCTGGGCGCTCAGCGCACGGAGCTGGAGAACAGCTCCGACCAGGCCGAGGAGGCGCGTAAGCAGACGGTGGAGAAGGAGCGGCAACTCGGTGTTCTCGCGGGCACCGTGGCGGCGCACGGGCCGGGGATAACGCTCACCGTCAACGACCCCGGGGACGGGGTGAAGGCGGACATGCTGCTCGACGCGCTCCAGGAGCTGCGGGCGGCGGGCGCCGAGGCGATCGAGGTCAACGGGGTGCGCGTGGTGGCCAATACGTACTTCTCCGGTGACGGCGGCAACGTCAGGGTTGACGACCGTAAGATCACCGCGCCGTACGTCTTCGAGGTGATCGGCAAGCCCCAGGATCTGGAGCCGGCGCTGAACATCCCGGGCGGCGTGGTGCAGACACTGGAGAAGGAGCAGGCCACCGTGCAGATCGCGCAGGTCGACGACATCGTCGTGGATGCCTTGCGACCGGCGAAGCAGCCTGACTACGCTCGGTCGTCATCCCCGTGA
- a CDS encoding small basic family protein, whose product MIAVLGLVVGVVVGLLVRPEVPAVVEPYLPIAVVAALDAVFGGLRAMLDGIFVDKVFVVSFLSNVVVAALIVFLGDKLGVGAQLSTGVVVVLGIRIFSNAAAIRRHVFRA is encoded by the coding sequence GTGATCGCCGTACTGGGCCTCGTCGTGGGAGTCGTGGTCGGACTGTTGGTCCGGCCCGAGGTGCCGGCGGTGGTCGAGCCCTATCTCCCGATCGCCGTCGTGGCTGCCCTCGACGCAGTCTTCGGCGGTCTGCGCGCCATGCTCGACGGGATCTTTGTCGACAAGGTGTTCGTCGTGTCGTTCCTTTCGAACGTCGTGGTGGCCGCGCTGATCGTGTTCCTGGGCGACAAGCTGGGCGTCGGAGCGCAGCTGTCCACCGGTGTGGTGGTTGTGCTCGGGATCCGGATCTTCTCCAACGCCGCGGCCATCCGCCGGCACGTCTTCAGGGCCTGA
- a CDS encoding DUF881 domain-containing protein yields the protein MSQQPPDRSTASPPARPDASMSLLTNVMDHSLDDGYAEASARRKADGSADLPRTLKSKLGLAACLVLAALVVTLGAAEARVSAPVLAKERQELIDRIDDETAAADSLEAQVDKLRDDVGRRQRKALEKHGGDQGERVALLAGATPVEGPGVKLVVDDAKDTDQGGGGPRETSGFADTGRVRDRDLQRVVNGLWQSGAEAIAINGQRLTALSAIRAAGDAILVDNRPLVPPYTVLAVGNGKRLGTAFQDSADGQYLQALKDTFDIRTSLSAQQKVSLPVAPSLIVRTAEPYKAADTGSGAADTGKGTS from the coding sequence ATGTCGCAGCAGCCCCCCGATCGGAGTACCGCCTCGCCTCCCGCGCGTCCCGACGCGTCCATGTCGCTGCTGACCAATGTGATGGACCACAGCCTGGACGACGGATACGCCGAGGCATCGGCGCGTCGCAAGGCCGACGGGAGCGCGGACCTGCCCCGTACGCTCAAGTCGAAACTCGGCCTCGCTGCATGTCTGGTGCTCGCGGCCCTCGTCGTCACGCTCGGGGCCGCGGAGGCGCGCGTCTCCGCACCGGTCCTCGCCAAGGAGCGCCAGGAGCTGATCGACCGCATCGACGACGAGACGGCGGCGGCCGACAGCCTCGAGGCGCAGGTGGACAAGCTCCGGGACGACGTGGGCAGGCGCCAGCGCAAGGCGTTGGAGAAGCACGGCGGGGACCAGGGAGAACGGGTGGCGCTGCTCGCCGGGGCGACCCCGGTGGAAGGCCCCGGAGTGAAACTCGTCGTCGACGACGCCAAGGACACCGACCAGGGCGGCGGCGGACCGAGGGAGACCAGCGGATTCGCCGACACCGGGCGGGTCCGCGACCGGGACCTCCAGCGGGTCGTCAACGGGCTGTGGCAGTCCGGCGCGGAGGCGATCGCGATCAACGGGCAGCGTCTGACGGCCCTGTCGGCGATCCGCGCGGCGGGCGACGCCATACTGGTCGACAACAGACCGCTCGTTCCGCCGTACACGGTGCTCGCGGTGGGGAACGGGAAGCGACTCGGCACCGCGTTCCAGGACAGTGCCGACGGTCAGTATCTGCAGGCGCTCAAGGACACCTTCGACATCCGGACGAGCCTGTCCGCGCAGCAGAAGGTGAGCCTTCCGGTCGCGCCGAGCCTGATCGTACGTACAGCAGAGCCTTATAAGGCCGCAGACACCGGCAGTGGTGCGGCAGACACAGGGAAGGGCACATCGTGA
- a CDS encoding mannose-1-phosphate guanyltransferase: protein MKAVVMAGGEGTRLRPMTSSMPKPLLPVANRPIMEHVLRLLKRHGLNETVVTVQFLASLVKNYFGDGEELGMELSYANEEKPLGTAGSVKNAEEALKDDTFLVISGDALTDFDLTDLIAFHKEKGGLVTVCLTRVPNPLEFGITIVDEGGQVERFLEKPTWGQVFSDTVNTGIYVMEPEVFDYVEADVSVDWSGDVFPQLMKEGKPIYGYIAEGYWEDVGTHESYVKAQADVLERKVDVDIDGFEISPGVWVAEGAEVHPDAVLRGPLYIGDYAKVEAGAEIREHTVIGSNVVVKSGAFLHKAVVHDNVYIGQHSNLRGCVIGKNTDVMRAARIEDGAVIGDECLIGEESIIQGNVRVYPFKTVEAGAFVNTSVIWESRGQAHLFGARGVSGILNVEITPELAVRLAGAYATTLKKGSTVTTARDHSRGARALKRAVISALQASAIDVRDLENVPLPVARQQTARGSAGGIMIRTSPGVPDSVDIMFIDERGADLSQARQRKLDRVYARQEYRRAFPGEIGDLHFPSSVFDSYTGSLLRNVDTAGIADAGLKVVVDASNGSAGLVLPSLLGRLGVDALTINPGLDESRPTESAETRRSGLVRLGEIVSSARAAFGVRFDPVGERLSLVDERGRIVEDDRALLVMLDLVAAERRSGRVALPVTTTRVAEQVAAYHGTQVEWTTTSPDDLTRVGREEGTIFGGDGRGGFIVPEFSSVFDGSAAFVRLLGLVARTQLTLSQIDARIPRAHVLRRDLATPWAVKGLVMRRVVEAAGDRSVDTTDGVRVVEADGRWVMVLPDRAEAVTHLWAEGPDDASAQALLDEWATVVDSAGQ from the coding sequence ATGAAGGCCGTCGTGATGGCTGGCGGCGAAGGCACTCGCCTTCGCCCCATGACCTCAAGCATGCCCAAGCCGCTTCTGCCCGTAGCCAATCGGCCGATCATGGAGCACGTGCTTCGGCTGCTCAAGCGGCACGGGCTGAATGAGACCGTCGTAACGGTCCAGTTTCTTGCCTCGCTGGTCAAGAACTACTTCGGGGACGGCGAAGAGCTCGGGATGGAGCTCAGTTATGCCAACGAGGAGAAACCCCTCGGCACCGCGGGGAGCGTGAAGAATGCCGAGGAAGCACTGAAGGACGACACCTTCCTCGTCATTTCCGGTGATGCACTCACCGACTTCGATCTCACCGATCTCATCGCCTTCCACAAGGAAAAGGGCGGTCTGGTCACGGTGTGTCTGACCCGTGTTCCGAACCCCCTGGAATTCGGCATCACGATTGTGGACGAGGGCGGCCAGGTCGAGCGCTTCCTGGAAAAGCCCACCTGGGGCCAGGTCTTCTCGGACACCGTCAACACCGGCATCTACGTCATGGAGCCCGAGGTATTCGACTATGTCGAAGCCGACGTCTCGGTGGACTGGTCCGGGGATGTCTTCCCTCAGCTCATGAAGGAAGGCAAGCCCATCTACGGCTACATCGCCGAGGGCTACTGGGAGGACGTCGGCACCCACGAGAGCTATGTGAAGGCGCAGGCCGATGTTCTTGAACGCAAGGTCGATGTCGACATCGACGGCTTCGAGATCTCTCCGGGCGTCTGGGTCGCGGAAGGTGCGGAAGTGCATCCCGACGCGGTGTTGCGCGGACCTCTCTACATCGGGGACTACGCAAAGGTCGAAGCTGGTGCGGAGATTCGCGAGCACACAGTCATCGGATCGAACGTCGTCGTCAAGAGCGGCGCGTTCCTGCACAAGGCCGTGGTGCACGACAACGTATACATCGGTCAGCACAGCAATTTGCGCGGATGCGTGATCGGCAAGAATACCGACGTCATGCGGGCGGCCCGTATCGAGGACGGCGCGGTCATCGGGGACGAGTGCCTGATCGGTGAGGAGTCGATCATTCAGGGCAATGTCCGTGTCTACCCGTTCAAGACCGTCGAGGCCGGCGCCTTCGTCAACACCTCGGTGATCTGGGAATCGCGCGGACAGGCTCATCTCTTCGGCGCCCGTGGCGTGTCCGGGATCCTGAATGTCGAGATCACGCCGGAACTGGCGGTCCGGCTCGCCGGCGCCTATGCGACGACCCTGAAGAAGGGCTCGACGGTCACCACCGCACGTGATCACTCCCGCGGTGCCCGTGCCCTGAAGCGAGCGGTGATCTCGGCTCTTCAGGCCAGCGCCATCGATGTCCGGGACCTGGAGAACGTACCGCTGCCCGTCGCGCGCCAGCAGACCGCGCGGGGCAGCGCCGGCGGGATCATGATCCGTACGTCTCCCGGCGTACCCGACTCGGTCGACATCATGTTCATCGACGAGCGGGGAGCGGACCTGTCGCAGGCGCGGCAGCGGAAGCTGGACCGGGTCTACGCACGTCAGGAATACCGCCGTGCCTTCCCGGGCGAAATCGGCGATCTGCACTTCCCGTCCAGTGTCTTCGACTCGTACACCGGATCGCTGCTGCGGAACGTCGACACCGCGGGGATCGCCGATGCGGGGCTCAAAGTGGTCGTCGACGCCTCCAACGGGAGTGCCGGGCTCGTACTCCCGAGTTTGCTGGGGCGGCTCGGTGTCGACGCGTTGACCATCAACCCCGGTCTCGACGAATCACGGCCCACCGAGTCCGCCGAGACCCGGCGCTCCGGACTGGTGCGGCTGGGCGAGATCGTCTCCTCGGCGCGGGCCGCGTTCGGCGTGCGGTTCGACCCGGTGGGTGAGCGGCTTTCCCTGGTCGACGAGCGGGGCAGGATCGTCGAGGACGACCGGGCGCTCCTCGTGATGCTCGACCTCGTGGCGGCCGAGCGGCGCAGCGGGCGGGTGGCGTTGCCGGTCACCACGACACGCGTCGCCGAGCAGGTCGCGGCGTACCACGGCACGCAGGTCGAATGGACGACGACATCGCCCGACGATCTGACGCGTGTGGGACGCGAGGAAGGCACCATCTTCGGTGGAGACGGGCGCGGGGGCTTCATCGTTCCCGAATTCAGCAGTGTCTTCGACGGGTCGGCCGCGTTCGTGAGGCTGCTCGGCCTCGTCGCCAGGACTCAACTCACGCTCAGCCAGATCGATGCCCGCATTCCCCGTGCGCATGTCCTGCGTCGTGACCTCGCCACCCCCTGGGCCGTCAAGGGCCTGGTCATGCGCCGGGTCGTGGAGGCCGCCGGTGACCGCAGCGTCGACACGACGGACGGGGTGCGGGTGGTCGAGGCCGACGGGCGGTGGGTGATGGTGCTGCCGGACCGGGCCGAGGCGGTCACCCATTTGTGGGCCGAGGGGCCGGACGACGCCTCCGCACAGGCGCTGCTGGACGAATGGGCGACGGTCGTGGACAGCGCAGGTCAGTGA
- a CDS encoding CDP-alcohol phosphatidyltransferase family protein, with the protein MEVQETRVQTDRVLTIPNILSMARLVGVPLFLWLILRPVFGGPQSDSWALLVLMLSGISDYLDGKLARRWNQISNLGRLLDPAADRLYILSTLVGLTWREILPLWLTAALVARELMLLVMVGILRRHGYPPPQVNFLGKAATFNLMYAFPLLLLSDGSGWLASLAAIFGWAFAGWGTTLYWWAGILYVVQVRRLVKADVAAD; encoded by the coding sequence GTGGAGGTCCAGGAGACTCGGGTTCAGACGGACCGGGTACTCACCATCCCCAACATCCTCAGCATGGCTCGCCTTGTAGGGGTTCCGCTCTTCCTGTGGCTGATCCTTCGCCCCGTGTTCGGCGGCCCCCAGAGCGACAGCTGGGCCCTGCTGGTGTTGATGCTCAGCGGAATCAGCGACTACCTCGACGGTAAGCTCGCCCGCCGGTGGAACCAGATCAGCAACCTCGGCCGGCTCCTGGATCCTGCTGCGGATCGCCTCTACATTCTCTCGACCCTCGTCGGCCTGACCTGGCGGGAGATCCTGCCGCTGTGGCTCACCGCAGCGCTTGTTGCCCGTGAGCTGATGCTCCTCGTGATGGTCGGAATCCTGCGGCGTCACGGCTATCCGCCGCCCCAGGTGAACTTCCTGGGGAAGGCGGCCACGTTCAACCTGATGTACGCGTTCCCCTTGTTGCTGCTCAGCGACGGAAGTGGTTGGCTTGCATCGCTGGCCGCTATTTTCGGATGGGCGTTCGCAGGTTGGGGTACAACGCTCTATTGGTGGGCAGGGATCCTCTACGTGGTTCAGGTCCGCCGCCTCGTCAAGGCGGATGTAGCAGCCGATTGA